In a genomic window of Weissella tructae:
- a CDS encoding acyl-[acyl-carrier-protein] thioesterase, which translates to MAKTFTTEHTIQYYEADVKQHVTLPMLINISLEASTQQAASLHIGEEEVHSRGLGWIILESSLDIHEMPRVHDTVTVKTWVEEANSFFSIRHFQVIKDDDVMVEIKMLFALLDMVSRKLTRIPDDFIEVLEPKAVKRVKRLANNDMWAEGDDWDHVTEYAVRYNDIDTNLHVNNSHYYEWTTDALGVDFLANHRPVSMVVRFEHEIGVRDTVVSRYQKDELVTKHQICTGDTVGAQANIVWQKETDVPSFKM; encoded by the coding sequence ATGGCTAAAACATTTACGACAGAGCATACAATTCAATATTATGAAGCAGACGTTAAACAACACGTGACATTACCAATGTTGATTAATATCTCACTAGAAGCATCAACACAACAAGCAGCGAGCTTACATATTGGTGAGGAAGAGGTGCACAGTCGAGGATTAGGGTGGATCATTTTAGAAAGTTCACTCGACATTCATGAAATGCCTCGTGTCCACGATACGGTTACGGTTAAAACTTGGGTTGAAGAAGCAAATAGCTTTTTCAGTATTCGTCATTTCCAAGTGATTAAAGATGATGATGTTATGGTTGAAATCAAAATGTTATTTGCCTTATTAGATATGGTTAGCCGTAAATTAACGCGAATTCCAGATGATTTCATTGAGGTCTTAGAGCCTAAGGCGGTTAAACGTGTAAAACGCTTAGCGAATAATGATATGTGGGCTGAAGGTGATGATTGGGATCACGTTACTGAATATGCAGTGCGTTATAACGACATTGATACAAACTTACATGTTAATAATTCACACTATTATGAATGGACGACAGATGCATTAGGTGTCGATTTCTTGGCGAACCATCGTCCAGTGTCTATGGTTGTTCGTTTTGAACACGAGATTGGTGTTCGTGATACTGTTGTGTCTCGCTACCAAAAAGATGAGTTGGTAACGAAACATCAAATTTGTACAGGGGATACGGTTGGTGCACAGGCTAATATCGTGTGGCAAAAGGAAACTGACGTACCCTCATTTAAGATGTAA
- the rsmI gene encoding 16S rRNA (cytidine(1402)-2'-O)-methyltransferase, with amino-acid sequence MQQQKSYAKHEVGTLFLVPTPIGNLGDMTVRAIDTLKDVDLIAAEDTRHTQQLLNQFEIETRQISFHEHNKEVRIPELVERLTQGINVAQVSDAGMPSISDPGQELVAAALAADVPVVPLPGASAGITALVASGLVPQPFTFYGFLPRKNSEQQEALTTLLTHQETMLFYEAPHRLVKTLQNIVKVFGPDRQVVLARELTKRYEEFIRGTAAEVAEWAQTQEVRGEFVVMTAGNSEVVSAQNDDPLAELSPLEAVQALVDEGMKTTAAVKQVAKARDLDRQRLYTEFNNG; translated from the coding sequence ATGCAACAACAAAAGAGTTATGCCAAACATGAAGTTGGAACCTTGTTCTTGGTTCCAACACCGATTGGTAATTTGGGTGATATGACCGTTCGTGCGATTGATACATTGAAAGATGTTGATTTGATTGCAGCGGAAGATACACGCCACACACAACAATTATTAAACCAATTTGAAATTGAAACGCGTCAAATTTCATTTCATGAACATAATAAAGAAGTCCGAATTCCAGAATTAGTTGAACGATTGACACAAGGAATTAACGTCGCGCAAGTATCAGATGCGGGGATGCCTTCGATTTCTGATCCTGGTCAAGAATTAGTGGCTGCCGCTTTAGCTGCGGATGTACCAGTTGTGCCATTGCCAGGTGCCTCTGCCGGAATTACGGCATTGGTAGCAAGTGGATTAGTGCCACAACCATTTACTTTCTATGGTTTCTTACCCCGTAAGAATTCTGAACAACAAGAAGCGTTAACAACATTGCTAACGCATCAAGAAACGATGTTGTTTTACGAAGCGCCACACCGTTTGGTTAAAACATTACAAAATATCGTGAAAGTATTTGGACCGGATCGCCAAGTTGTCTTAGCGCGTGAATTAACGAAACGTTATGAAGAATTTATCCGTGGAACGGCTGCTGAAGTTGCGGAATGGGCACAAACACAAGAAGTTCGTGGTGAATTTGTTGTGATGACAGCGGGTAACAGTGAAGTGGTCTCAGCCCAAAATGACGACCCGTTAGCCGAATTGTCTCCATTGGAAGCGGTACAAGCATTGGTTGATGAGGGGATGAAGACAACTGCAGCGGTTAAGCAAGTAGCTAAAGCACGTGATCTGGACCGACAACGTCTATATACGGAGTTTAATAATGGCTAA